A portion of the Lolium rigidum isolate FL_2022 chromosome 1, APGP_CSIRO_Lrig_0.1, whole genome shotgun sequence genome contains these proteins:
- the LOC124672566 gene encoding bZIP transcription factor 29-like, translating to MDDFGGADPARQQHLSPQGGGGGQPPVPRSPTPLDLSAAAASASYHHRRLSPSPRPPAHPQARLPSPYGQIPAAHHARSLSQPLFFSLDALPPPPYADLAVPPSPPSSTSDPPPFGLPPRRAAAHRRSHSDIPFGFSHLSPPLPPPAPVKREPPAGPDGGGGDDAALYDLVNAYMDLDGMDALNSDDRDSRASGTRADSSENEAESQSTSADRKDGGKARHCRSLSMDSFMGKLNFAAGEDSPKLPLPSPGGGGGLSRTGSGSLDGGGAAALFGAEFANGEFSEAEKKKIMANERLAEIALTDPKRVKRILANRQSAARSKERKMRYIQELEHKVQVLQTEATTLSAQLTMLQRDSGGLATQNNELKIRLQAMEQQAQLRDALNEALTGEVQRLKLATGEITDGRMSKMGLQQQMNSQLIQMQQLQIQQQQQQQQQQPSQMQQAQQQQQQQQQSQQSA from the exons ATGGACGACTTCGGCGGCGCTGATCCGGCGCGCCAGCAGCACCTGTCGCCGCAGGGGGGCGGGGGCGGGCAGCCGCCGGTGCCGCGCTCCCCGACCCCGCTGGacctctccgccgccgcggcgTCGGCCTCCTACCACCACCGCCGGCTCTCCCCGTCCCCGCGCCCCCCCGCGCACCCGCAGGCGCGCCTGCCGTCGCCCTACGGCCAGATCCCCGCGGCCCACCACGCGCGCTCGCTCTCGCAGCCGCTCTTCTTCTCGCTCGACGCGCTCCCGCCGCCGCCCTACGCCGATCTGGCCGTCCCGCCCTCCccgccctcctccacctccgaccCGCCGCCCTTCGGCCTGCCGCCGCGCAGGGCCGCCGCGCACCGCCGCTCCCACAGCGACATCCCCTTCGGCTTCTCCCACCTCAGCCCGCCCCTGCCCCCGCCGGCGCCCGTCAAGCGCGAGCCCCCCGCCGggcccgacggcggcggcggcgacgacgcagCCCTCTACGACCTCGTCAACGCCTACATGGACCTCGACGGCATGGACGCGCTCAACTCCGACGACCGCGACAGCCGCGCCAGCGGCACGCGCGCCGACAGCAGCGAGAACGAGGCCGAGAGCCAGTCCACCTCCGCCGACAGGAAGGACGGGGGCAAGGCCCGGCATTGCAGGAGCCTGTCCATGGACAGCTTCATGGGGAAGCTCAACTTCGCCGCGGGTGAAGACTCGCCCAAGCTGCCGCTGCcgtcccccggcggcggcggtggcctttCCAGGACCGGGAGTGGGTCCttggatggcggtggtgctgccGCGCTGTTTGGTGCGGAGTTTGCCAATGGGGAGTTCAGCGAGGCTGAGAAGAAGAAGATCATGGCGAATGAACGCCTGGCGGAGATTGCTTTGACAGATCCTAAGAGGGTCAAGAG GATTTTGGCAAATCGGCAGTCTGCGGCAAGGTCAAAGGAGCGCAAGATGAGGTACATTCAAGAGCTTGAGCACAAGGTACAGGTTCTGCAGACAGAGGCCACTACACTCTCAGCACAGCTCACAATGCTGCAG AGGGACTCTGGAGGGCTTGCGACTCAGAACAATGAGTTGAAAATTAGGCTACAAGCAATGGAGCAGCAAGCGCAGCTGAGAGATG CTCTGAACGAAGCACTTACTGGTGAGGTCCAGCGTTTGAAACTCGCAACAGGTGAGATTACTGATGGTCGTATGTCAAAGATGGGCCTACAGCAGCAGATGAACTCCCAGCTGATTCAAATGCAGCAGCTGCAaatacagcagcagcagcagcagcaacaacaacaaccatcgCAGATGCAGCAGgctcagcaacaacaacagcaacaacagcagtCGCAGCAATCAGCATAG
- the LOC124672576 gene encoding uncharacterized protein LOC124672576, which translates to MTGRRRDRPRRKPVNPTEARWAKAISSPSLSNKRPPLALPEAAQFFFRHLPRHTRGGPGVAPDEAWERKTALWNTIHDAYLRALARLPFNGPDGAPTMPSLLPAFLAGGHCFGPLPDGASNVIVNTVWLHAASAPGRFAAADTVVDVVSLDHIKLGSFLGLTRVLLLDDRGRDYHAAAVAARHPNCEAFAAFAQSGVATSPSVTQLLANSSGVLSTEDIERLSALLVPHSAPRLQACLVPESKQLNVEREERIRSWQSWRRKVANMAIDHWNRTIGGPELQLKVVCGVSIGDRDYQHINFMATPRDNPAATQLFFAEYAHPMGAVLCCPVQDSVARSGHCSLCEGIEERIIHPPFGAYNFRSPVDATLDIIDFDIANLLDIKYARHLWGSRHMVSSSSYTVGTDSSTEEWVSEYDMIIIR; encoded by the exons ATGACAGGTCGTCGCCGCGATCGCCCGCGGCGGAAGCCGGTGAACCCAACGGAGGCGAGGTGGGCGAAGGCCATCTCGTCGCCGTCCCTCTCCAACAAGCGCCCACCGCTGGCGCTCCCGGAGGCGGCGCAGTTCTTCTTCCGGCACCTCCCGCGTCACACTCGCGGTGGCCCCGGCGTCGCCCCCGACGAAGCGTGGGAGAGGAAGACGGCCCTGTGGAACACCATCCACGACGCCTACCTGCGCGCCCTGGCGCGCCTCCCATTCAACGGCCCCGACGGCGCTCCGACGATGCCGTCCCTCCTGCCCGCGTTCCTCGCAGGTGGCCACTGCTTCGGGCCGCTCCCCGACGGCGCCTCCAATGTCATCGTCAACACGGTATGGCTCCACGCCGCCTCTGCCCCCGGTCGCTTCGCGGCTGCAGAtaccgtcgtcgatgtcgtcagCCTCGATCACATCAAGCTGGGCTCCTTCCTCGGCCTTACTCGCGTGCTCCTACTGGACGACCGTGGCCGTGACTACCACGCGGCCGCTGTCGCCGCCAGGCACCCCAACTGCGAGGCTTTCGCTGCGTTCGCGCAGTCCGGAGTCGCCACAAGCCCTTCCGTCACGCAGCTGCTCGCGAATAGCAGCGGTGTGCTCTCCACCGAGGATATCGAGCGACTGTCTGCCCTACTGGTTCCACATTCGGCCCCTCGGCTCCAAGCTTGCCTGGTGCCAGAGTCGAAGCAGCTCAATGTGGAGAGGGAGGAGCGCATCAGAAGCTGGCAATCATGGAGACGCAAGGTCGCCAACATGGCGATTGATCACTGGAACCGCACCATTGGG GGACCTGAGCTACAGCTCAAGGTTGTTTGTGGCGTCAGCATTGGCGACCGTGATTACCAACATATCAACTTCATGGCCACTCCAAGAGATAATCCGGCAGCCACACAGCTCTTCTTCGCAGAATATGCACACCCAATGGGTGCCGTGCTATGCTGCCCTGTGCAGGACTCTGTCGCTCGAAGCG GGCACTGCAGTCTTTGCGAGGGTATCGAAGAAAGGATCATCCACCCACCTTTTGGAGCATACAATTTCCGCAGTCCGGTTGATGCTACCTTGGATATCATTGACTTTGATATTGCAAACCTGTTGGACATCAAATATGCTCGGCACCTTTGGGGTTCCAGACACATGGTCAGTAGTTCTAGTTACACTGTTGGTACCGATTCCAGCACCGAAGAATGGGTCAGCGAGTACGATATGATAATAATTCGGTAG